TCTGGGTTCCGGGGCCGAGGCAGGGGTTCAGGAAGCAGCCCCATCCTCAGCCCGCACGTGTGCACCTGGGGTAGCACCTTGCCTCTACACCCCGGTCTGCTGTTTAATCCACTCCCGAAACACGGGGAGCCTCGTGTATACGCCTGGCTTGTCCCTCTGCGCACAGCCGTCGCCCCAGCTCACCACGCCGGCCTGGAACATCCGCCCATCCTTCTCCGGGCTGGACAGGGGGCCCCCGGAATCGCCCTGCGGGGAGACCAGGCCTTGGCACCGAGCCCCCgccaacgccccccccccccgcccccacgccgcccccagccccgccggcCGCCCCACGGGGCCCACCTGGCAGGCGTCCACGCCGCCGCTGAGGTAGCCCACGCACATCATGCGCGGGGTGACCTGCTCGGGCAGCAGGCGCTCGCACGTGGTCTGGTTGATGACGCGGATCTCGCCCTTCTGCAGGATCAGCGCCCCGGtgcctggggggcggggcgggacagAGTGCCGGCAGTCAGTGGAGGGACCCGACCAGCAGAGCCCCCGAAACAGCGCGGATGCCCGTGGCCCGCACGGAGCTGAAACCTGAGGGCACGTCTCCCGGATGGGATGCTGTACGGCCAGACAGAGTGACCAAGCCGCGCTGACCATCTGTCGGGTAAGGAATCCGATACCCACCCTGGGAAGGCGTGTGAGAAAGGGAGGGACAGAAGGACGGCCACgaggccccccaccccacagcggTTCAGTCGCGGGCAGAACTGTCAGCCCTCCACCACCCAGCCTCCCCCCGGCCCCGCTCACCTCCCTCCTGCGTGTGGCCCCAGCCGGTGACCCAGATGGCCTTGCCGGCGGGGAAGGTATGCGCGGCGTCGGGCAGGCAGATGGGCCGCACGGTGGCGCTGTACTCGACCGgctgctccagctgcagcagcgcGATGTCGTAGTCGAAGGTGAAGTCATTGAAGAAGGGGTGGGAGATGATGCGCTGCAGCCGGCGCTCCTGCACCCCGGGGACGCTGCGCTGGCTCTGGTCGTGCAGGCCCAGGTAGGCGGTCCACATGCCGTGGTCAGAGTacctgcagggggcgggggcggggcggaagGGGAGGCCTGAGCGGGCGCCCCCAGCCCCTCGCCCTGCGCCCCGAGTCCTCGCCTCCTTGCCGCCCTCGCCTCCTTGCCGGCCTCTCTCAATACAGTCTTATCTCATTACCAAAAAGATCTCCCTTCTTCTTAATCTACCCTTCCAGGTAAGGAATAACACATCAAAATACTCCTCTAATACAGCGGTGCATACTTTAAGTACCAAATGAGCTGAAAAGTAGATGGAACTTTACCAGGTTCGTGGCTGGTAGCAGGACAGTGCAGCAATTCTGTCTGGAGTATTGGGGGGCTGAACCAGTAAAGACAAGACCCCGGTGTTGTTGGGACTTAGTTTCCCGTGTGGGAAAAGGCAGATACCaacaggcagaggcagaggggagacCTCTCTGCTGCTGCAGCACCATCAGAGCAGGAAAAGCTCTCTGCTGTTCAAAAAGGTGGCCTCAGAGCAATGGCATCCCCAACAGCAGCCAGAACTTGGCTTCCAACTATCCTTCTCCATGGAAAGGAAccaaggctccttggagaaatggttgatttCAGGTCTGGAGTGAGAAGCGCAGAGTGAACGAGGAATATTTTGTTTTACCAGAAATGAGAGCTGAACAAGGATGGTACCAGTCTGACAAGCTTTCACTAGCACAGATCTAGGTCACCTGGACACTAAAATAAACTATGGGATTAAATCACTGTACATGCTGAACAATATAAGGAGGCGAGGAGAATCCGTGAGTCTACCCTGAGTCTAAACAATAATCTCAAAGTAATTTACAAGAGAAGGAAAGCCATTCTTTACAGAAAAACACCAGCTTGTAAATATAGAAGAAATGACACAACAAGTCACATTCCACACCTACCACAGCAATAACCAATACACGCAAAAAGCATCGACAGGTGCCAAAACCACTGGATAACAAGATATACACACTGATTCAAAGCACCACCCAAAATTACTGGTTCATAACCAATGGGGGAAGTACCTTTATCATGGAGAAACCTGGTGGACACCACCCTAACCAAGTAATCAGACTTTTCTCTAAATCATCCCCACTGATGGGGTATCATGTGCTTCCCGAGGACACATCACCTATGGAATGTTTCCTGACCAAAAAAATATTTACCCTAAGTCTAGTCATGAAACAACAACCAGGAATAGCCAGATCAAGAGACATTCTGAAAAATAACAGCCTGGACTTTTCAAAAACGTAAtgctgtaaaaaaacaaaaattaaaaggctgggagaggggtttccctggtggcccagtggttaagaatctgcctgccaatgcaggggacacgggttcaactcctgggccaggaagattccatatgctgtggagcaactaagcccatgtgccacaactactgagcctgctctctagagcccttgagccacaactactgagcccacgtgccacaactactgaagcccgctcacctagagcccgtgctctgcaacaattgaagccaccacactgagaagcctgcacaccaagaagcccgcacaccacaacgaagagtagcccccgcactccacaagtagagaaagcctacgtgcagcaacagatccaacacagccaataaataaataattagttaattttttttaaaaaggctgggAGAGACTGTTCCAGATTTAAAAGAGACtagtaaaaataaatgactaaaacaAAGCCTATCCCTTGACTGGCTCCtagattttaaaaaacctataaaaACTGGGAGCACTGGAGGAATCTGAAATGCAGACCATATGGCAGCTAATAGTGCTATGTCGGTGCGGTCGTTTCTGGACGTGATAACCGTATGGTGGATATGTTGGAGAGTTTCCCTGTTCTTTAGAGACGCTGGCTACTGTCCTTTGGGGAGATGTGCCATGATGGCTGCGCCTCACTCAGAAATGGCTCAGAAAGCGGTATGTGAATGTCTCAGGAAGCACGGCTGAGGAGTGACCCGTGTGCTCGAGCCTGCCAATGAGTCCTGTGTCCGACAGCAGAAGGAATCTGAGGAGACTTCAGTGTCACTCACCAGAGAGGGCCTGGAACTCCCAGAAGACAGAGCAGAGAAGAAGAAGCAGGAAAAGACAAGACAAAACGCGAAAACCTCCACAAGGTCGTGAAGGACCTCTGGGAGAAAAAAGCCCAAAGTTGGTTGTGTTGAGCCGACTGGTGACATCCCTGTGCTACATCGTCACAAGCACATCAGCTGGACAGCAAACACAGAAAGAATCATGACGGCTCAAGCCCTAAGAGGCAACTCAGCGATGGCTTAGACGGTAGCAAAGAAGCACCTACAGAAAAACCCCTGCCATTCCAATGATACCTAAAGCAAAAGGCAGAGGTCGACACAGCCGGCCACGCCAAGCACTCTTCTGGAGGCCAATGTGTTACGTCATCTTATCCCGCAAACAGCCAGTCAAGGTGGTCGTGGGCCACTGTCTGAACCCAGCAACCCATGCTCTTGACCACGTGATGCCACTTCTTGGTCACACCCTAGGATCGCTTGCTAACTCAGAAATGTGTCCAAAGTACGCACACTGCAGATACCGGCACACTTCATCCCTTTGTCAGGAAGGTCTGACTCACCTGGTCCAGTGACAAAACACCCTCACATTTCAACAGCAGACCAGACACCCAGCCCATAAAGGCATTCCTAGCAGCCACTGTTCCTAGCCTTCAGGAGAACTGAAACTCACACACGGGGCCCTTGGCAGTCTGCCCCCCGCACCCTGGCTCTGGCACAGCCCTTAACGTTCGCAcatgcgtgcacgtgtgtgtgtgtgtgtgtgtgtgtgtgtgtgtgtgtgtaaggtacCTTGTCCCCCTACCCTGGGACGTCTGGAACTGCAGGGACGAAGTCTAATTTGGCTTTGTCCCCTGGAACCAATGATAACAATGGGTGTTGAGGGCACTCGTTGGCAGAAGGAAGACTGCTGAGCAGgagaagatgaaggaaaaggaagtaagaaatgaaaagatgaagCAAGGGAGACAGGAAGAAGCAGGGCCCGGGAGCGGATGCCTCAGGAAGCCCATGTACACTCTGGCTCACCCTGCAGACAGGGCTGGAAACGGGGACTGCGGTCACTGTGGGGTGCAGAGCGCCCAGGTCTCAGCTTCTCCTCGGAGAACGCCTAGTTCTGGGGCCAGACCAGGAAAACGCAAAATGAGCCTCGAGCACCAGGTAGTGCCAGAAAGCAAGGATGTGGCTCATAAAAACAAAAGAGTCGTGGTATGTCAAAGGGACCCAGGAGCCAGCCTGGAGAGCTCCCAGGGGTCAGCTCTGGAACCATCCAGCGACAGTGAACAACACGGGATTGGATTACaacccaaaatataaatatatgcacgAGTCCCTACAAACATAAATAGATGattaaataaacacatgggagAGAAGGGACGAATCTTTACAGAACAATTCCACACTGACTCACTTGCAGAGAACAGAGTACGGAAGGGGGAAACACTTCCTCGTGGAGAAGGGCTGGCATCACCGTCTTAACCAGGTGACTGACATGAGCGTCACCAGCGATGTCATGCTGGCATCATTCACCTGCTGATATGACGTGACTTTCTCCCAAACACTCACGACCCCCGTCTAATCATGAGAACAACATCAGACACACCCAGATGGGGGTGCTCTACAGGGCCCCTGGCCTCCAGACTGCCCAGGTcatgaaaaacacacaaagaaaagactgagaaagCATCCTGGACCAGAGGAGACTGGGGAGACGGGACAAAAGACACAAAGGGGGAACCCGGACGAACCTGTGGGAAGGACGCTGGTGCGAAACTGGTGCCAgggagctggggcggggggagaccCAGAGGCGAGTTCCTAGTAAGGGACCGTGAGTTTCCCGGTGCTGACACGCAGCATGGTAACATCAAGGGAAACTGCGCGAGGGTACAGGGGAATTGTGTCCTTACTTTGCCACTTGTCCACATTCCAAAATGATAAGTTCATTCTAAAAATTCTCAAGTAAGctcccatcaccccaaaaagaaagcAGATCACTTCTGCCCCAAGTGGAGTGGAGTGTGACAGTGACCCGGAGACCACCACTGACCCCACCCCTCCAGGCCTCTGCCATCACATCACCCCCCCAGCacgtcaccccccccccccgaccgGCCCCAACATCTGGCCTTAGGCCTACTTCGTGCCGTGGGCCCCGTCTGTCCCAAAAGTCCATGgtggtctctctctcttcacAAAAGGGTGACCATGGCACCCTAGGTCCCCTTCTCATGCAGCTGCCTGAGGCAGGAGGGCGGCTGCCGGGCAGGAAGGCCCCAGGGGATAGGGACCCCCTGTGCCCGTGTTGCGTCTCCAGGAGCAAGCTGTCCCCTCAGTCCCCCTCCTGCAGCCAATGgccagaggggctgggagggctggACCTAAGTCACAAAGAGCCCCGGCCCCAGGCCACCTGCTCCTGAtaagcctggccctgcccaccaccctGAGAGGCCAGCAGGGCCCAGTGACGTGCTTGGTGACCCTCCTCGTGCCGGGCTCGGGTCTGCCGTGGACCTGAGGCTACGAGGGGCTGAGCACCTGCCGTGCACCAGGCACGGGCTCAGTGCTTCAGGCGCACCCCTGCGTTTCCCTCTCACACCTCTCAGCATCGGAATCACAGCGTCACCATCGCACCCAGGAACCTGAGGCCTGAGAAGGTAACTcacccacagtggcctgggaacCAGAGCTGGGCCATGAATGCGAGGATCCCAAGGGGTCCCTGCCGTGCAGAGACGGACCGCACCAGCTCTGGAATCCACACACCTGGGCTCCAGTCCAGCTCTGCCACGTAAAAGCTGTACAACCTCAGTCAAATGTCCTTACCTCTCtgattctccatttctataaaacAGACACATTGAGACCTGCCTGCCTGGGCGGTTAGGAGAGGCAATGAGATCCCGCTGGACACGAGGGGCACCCACTAAACACTGTttagtgtttctgtttgtttagtGTTtagtttatttctgttattacGTTCCATCCTGGGGGGTCTGCCACCCCTGCAGTCCTGGCCCTGCCTCACCGGGGCacgacacacagacacagggccTTTCCACCCCAGGAAAcacagcgggggcgggggggtcccACTTAGGGTCAGCCCAAGGCCTCCCTGCTCCCGCCTGAGGCACACCTGAATCCTCTGTAGTCGACGAAGCAGTGGGCAGCGGACACCATCCAGCTGGGTGAGATGAGGGAAGCCCCGCACAGGTGGCCCTGGCCCAGGGCGTGGAGGCTCACCTGCCAGGGCCACTCGCCTTGGTCCGCATTCTCGCCCCCAACGACCCGAGACTTCCTGGTGAACGAGCGCATCCCACAGTCTAGGAGGCGCAGAGACGGGCGTCACGGTGGGGCACCTGGCAGCCACCTGGCCCACTCTGTGCCCCCAAATTCAAAACCTTCgttccccacctccctgctcctGCACAGATGCTGTTAGGGGCCTTCAGACATCTGCTGGTTTGCTTAGATTTCGTTTGGGTGTCATCTGCCTAGATTTTCTCGTTGCATGCTGAAGGACACAGCTCTCGGAGGGAAGATTCATGGGTGACATGAAGTCACAGAACAGCTGTGGCTCTGCTCACATTTAACCTGCAGCCAGCGCTTCTGAAATACATAAGAGCCTGCAAATTAAAGTATGGGCAGGGTGGGGACAACACCCTGCCAAGGGCTCCAGGAGCtgtgctctctctcctccaggcAGCATGGGGAAGCCAGGACTTGCCCCTGTGGCCAGGCCTACAGAGCAGGGATCGGCCCAGCACTGAGGCCAGGACACCAACCCTGCCACAGAGGTCCTGACATACTagtggccctggccctgcctccagaTCAGAACTGCCTGTGAGGCAGTGCCCTGGTGCCAATCAGCAAAGTCATCCTTTCCTCCAGGCAGATGCACCTTCTCaccagggcagagctgggtgaGTGAGGCACTGCTGTGATTTCTGCCTCTGTATGTGCCTTGCACAATGAACAACCTACACAACTGTATGCggcagccctgctcaccacagtcCTTCTCATCCGAGCCATCGGCACAGTCCTTCTTCCCATCGCACTCGGGGTTGCCCTTGCTCACACAGAGCCCATCAAGGCAGCGGTATGTGTGTTTGGTGCAGGTGACAGTGCTCACTGCTCAAGGAGAAGGACACAGGGGGAGGGAATCAATTTTTCTGTGGCCCCTGACCTGATGGTCCATCCCCCTCACGCCCCTCTCTCCGGCCTGCCCCACCCATCCACAcccatcccctctctccttccagccTTTCCAGAAGATTTGTCCCCAACCGACACCCTTTCTTGTCACACTCAACGTGCAGGGTGGTTGGTGTGTGTTGCACTGTGGACCCGCTATGTGTGAGCGAGCACGGGAGGCAAGTCTCCGAGGGCAGGGCGCTGGGCCTGGCCTCACCATTGTCGCACGTGGCCTCATCGGACCCGTCCCCACAGTTGTCCTTGCCGTCACACTTCTGGCTCTGCGGGAGGCACTTCCCATTGTTACACCTGAAGTTGTCGGGCAGGCAACCTGGCAAAGCACCAGGGCTCAGCAGGGGCTCTCCGGGCCAAGAGAGCGGCTGCTGGGAGCCCAGCcggcaccccctgccccagccccacttaCTGCAGCCCTGCTCATCACTGCCATCCTCGCAGTCCTTGACAGAGTCACAGACCCAGAAGAGGGGCTTGCAGACCTTGCTCATGCACATGAACTGGTAGGTGGTGTTGCATTCTGGAGGGGGCAAGGGGCGGCCGTCAGGCACAAGGCTCGCTCATTACCCACTCTTCCTGGGAGCTGGGGCACCATGCTCCTGGGGACCACGTCCTGCCCAGCTGTGGAAGCTGACTCAGCACTGCCTGCTCCAAAGGGGTCCCCAGGAGCCCGAGGGAAGGCGGCCTGTCGTCCACCCCAGGACGGGAACAACCTACCCCCCACCTCAGGCCTTCCTGCCACGGAGTTGGTGGCAGAAGCCGGGCACAGGACACCCAGGTCTGGCAGCCCCGACTCACGGCAGTTGAGCTCATCACTCTGGTCAGCACAGTCAGCCCAGCCGTCACAGCGCAGCTCCTCCTGGATACACCGCCCCGTCTTACACATGAACCTGCCCGGGCACGCTGCGGGGAGAGGGCAGGCCTGAAgtccacagcccccacccccacctccaccactggCTCCCCAGCCTCACAGCCAGCCTGAGCACCAGGCAagaccacccagcccagcccagcccagcccagcccagccccagcacaGAGGAGCAAGGCTGTGGTGGGGGGTCTCCAGGCCCATTGAGCTGCAGCAGGGGGTTCCTACAGCCGGTGGAGGAGGGCCGGTTGAGGTCCGGTCCAGGTCCCTCCTACCCCCCATGACTAAACCTCAAGAAGCCCCAGGCAGAGTGGAGAGAGACTGGAGGGTGTGCACTCAGTTTTACTGTCCCGTGTCCTTGGCCGGCCACGTCCCCGAGCACCACACTCCCCGTCGGCAACTTAGACGAGCAGCAGCTCGGCAGATGGATGACATACGTGTCCCACCCTAGTGTCACACAGCATCACCAGCTTTCTCTAATTCTAGATATTTTCCACATTTCAATGTTTCTGAAATCGGAACGTGTCTGACAACAGATGCCGTcaggcagatgagaaaactgaggggaGGCCATTGTCACTTTCTCTGCACAGGTAGCTTAGTCACTTATCAAAGGGCTTTGTTCATCTAATTACACTTCTGGGGGTGAGCTGCGCAGTTGAATTTGAACTTAAATTTGGATGCTCAAGTGCAGTTAAAGTGTCTTCCAAAAggctgaaacaaaaaaaaaaaccactgtggATGTGGAAGAACTGGTATTCACAGCAGTGAAATTAAAGGCCATGGAAACTGCCAGATCTCTTCAGTAGAGATCACAGAATTTTCAAGGCTAGGAGTAGTTAGTGTGATGATTCATACTGCAGTATGTTCTAATGTGTCTCAAAAGCATGCTATTAATCTTGCAGGTGCTAAAAGCCCACAGAGACAAGTACAGATTCTCAAAGTGATGCAGAACCAAAGGGACAATGGTCCAAAGGAACTCGGGGGTCCTTGACTTGATGTGCCGCACCCAGGGACCGAAGGGCATGGTGTGTGCCAGCATTCACTGttggccttttttcttttctttcttttaatatttatttatttttatttatttatttggttgtgccgggtcttagttgtgcctcactggctccttagctgtagcatgcagactcttaactgtggcatgcatgtgagatctgttccctgaccaggtatcaaacccaggccccctgcattgggagctcagagtcttaagcactgtgctaccATGGGAGTCCCACCTTTTTTTCATAAGTGCATCTAAGGTggccttttttcccctcaaaacgGTACTAGAGTGACTGATGCACATCCTGCAAGCTCTGGTGGCTTAGAGTCAGGAGAGCACAATGCTAACAAGGTGCAGAACAGAGAGCGCGTCCCGGGTCCGCCCTCCAGCCAGGCTCCGCCCGCTGGGCGTGTCACTCACGGTCACTGGCGTCGTAGGACAGGTACTCTGCCAGGAAGCCGGTGTCGGTGTAGGACTGGTCCGAGTGGAAGTGGACAGTGATTTTGCTGCTCTTGCTGCTCACGACAAACTGGGGCATCTCCCCGCAGTATCTGGGGGCGGTAGGCAGCTCAGCGGGAGGAAGGGGGCCCCCCTCCCAGCGCTGGGGCACCCCACCCCCGGCTCTCCCTCCTCTGACACTCACCTCTCCCCGTGGATCTCCACGTAGTCCTTGGAGCAGGAGTTGTGGGGGACGTTGGGCTCCATCAAGAAGAAGGCTTTGAAGCGTACCTTCACGTTTTGGTTGCTGGGCACCTGGGGAGAGAGATGCCGCTGACCGTCTGACCTCTTTCCTGCGCCCAGGGCGGCCCGCGGCGGCCACGGGGCCGGGACCATGGCGGGAGCAGGGCTGCCGGGTTCTTCCCTCTGGCCCACGGGGACGTGCCAGGAGGCACCTGGGCTCCACGCCTGGAAGACCTTCCAGACTTCCAAACAGCGAGACACTATTATGTTACGAAAGAAGGCTGGAAAGTCCTCCCACATCATCGACTGGACGGCGTGCGAGGCAGTCCCATCTGCAAGACGCCCATCTCCTGCGTCCAGCAAGCGCACCCTCTGTGCGTCTCTCATTCTCTGACCTCATCCCGACAGCTCCTCTAAGAGGCCAGTGCCCTTGCTCTCATGTTACCCAGAGCGAGCAGCGTCCCAGGCGCAGGTACCTCCGTTAGGCACCGGCCAGTAAGAGAGTTTGAGCCCGGGTCTGCTGGACGCCGCCCGAAACTGCCCCACCTGCAGCCTGCACACGCGCACCTTCGGGGAGGCGGAAGATGCTCCTCACACTCTCTCCTGCCGTCCTggagcacccctccccctccccccttctctaaCCTCCCCCCACAGCTCCTACCTCGATGTTCCAGGTGCAGTCAATGTTGGGCGGGTAGTGGCCTGGATAGTAGGGGCTGCTAAATGTCCCCTGGGATGCACGGAGGTCGCCTCCACAACCTAAAAGGGAGGGCAGGCGGAGGGCGTGAGGACTGAGGACCCAGGCAGGCTGAGCACCCTGAGGAGCCGGCTAGCTTCCCTTAAGCTCCTGCCTGGGCACCAGCCGCTCCACAGCCAGGAGGGCCTGAGCGTCAAACCCTGTGGCCCAGAGGCCTGTCCCCTCCTGGGCCGCCCCTTACTGCTCATCCGGGGCAGCTGGAAGAACACGGCCTCGAAGCCGGGGTGCCGGCGCTCGGTGTTGGTCACCAGCGTGACGAGCAGGACGttctgggaggagaggaaggtcaGGTTGTAGGAGGGAGGGTAGGAGCCACACAGCCTGCGGGGCAGAAGGGTGGGCGTTACGGGAGCACAGAACCCAGCAGGGGGCCGAGGGTGGGGTCCAAAAGCCCTCCCGACACAGGCAACCAGCCACCTGAGTAAGGATCTCTTCATAAGACTATCTCTGTCTATAACAGCAAAAACTCAGAAACACTGAATGCCTAACAATAGAGGAATCATTAAACATGCTGTggaccaaataataataacagcagcagtAACAGCATCAACTACTAACACTTATTAAGAACACGCcaggaggacttctctggtggcgcagtggttaagaatccgcctgccaatgcaggggacatgggttcaagccctggtccaggaagattccacatgccacggagcaactaagcccatgcaccacaactactgagcctgtgctctagagcccatgagccacaactattgagcccatgtgccacaactactgaagcctgcacgcctacagcctgtgctccacaataagagaagccactgcaatgagaagcctgcacaccacaaagagtagcccccatgtgcagcaatgaggatccaatgcagccaataaataaatttatttaacaaaacaaaaaccatgctAGACACTGTCCTTAGTGCTTCTGTATCTATTAACTCAGGTATTCGTCTCAATAACCATTAAAtactattatccccactttacagagaaggaaacagaggcaaaacaggtgaaataacttgcccaagattgcacagttaataagtggcaggtccaaatgaaaagacaacccacagaatgggagaaaatatttgcaagtgctgtgactgacaaggaattaatctccaaaatacaaacaactcatgcagctcagtacCAAAAAAacgcaaacaacccaatcaaaaaatgggcagaagatcgaaatagacatttctccaaagaagacatacagatggccaaaaagcacatgaaaggatgctcaacactggtaattattagagaaatgcaaatcaaaaccacaatgaggtaccacctgtcactgatcagaatggccaccatcaaaaagtccacaaataataaattctggagagggtggggagaaaagggaagcctcctacactgttggtgggaatgcaaattggtccAGCTGCTAcagagaacaatatggaggttccttaaaaaactaaaaacagagctaccatatgatccagcaatcccactcctgggcatatacccagagaaaaccagaatttgaaaaggtatatgcaccccaatgttcattgtagcactatttacaatagctacgacatggaagccacctaaatgtccatcaacagatgaatggataaagaagatgtggtacatatatatgatggaatattactcagccataaaaaaagaatgcaaataatgccatttgtagtaacatggatggacctagagattatcactctaagtgaagtcagacagagaaagacaaatatcatatgatatcacatgtgaaatctaaaaaaaaaaatgatacaaatgaacttatttacaaaacagaaacagactcccagacacAGTAaataagcttatggttaccaaagggaaagaggggagggataaagtaAGAAGTCTGAATTAacatgaacatatacacactagtatgcgtatatataaaataatcaataaggacctactgaatagcacaggggactctggtcaatattctgtaataacgtatatgggaaaagaatctgaaaaagaatagatataaatatatgtataactgaatcactctgctatacacctgaaactaacacaacactgtatatcaactacactccaatatacagtaaaaaataaaataaaaataaaaat
The genomic region above belongs to Hippopotamus amphibius kiboko isolate mHipAmp2 chromosome 9, mHipAmp2.hap2, whole genome shotgun sequence and contains:
- the ST14 gene encoding suppressor of tumorigenicity 14 protein isoform X1; amino-acid sequence: MKSERARRSAGGPGGLGAGLKYTLRPENMNGFEEGVEFLPANNTKKVEKSGPRRWVVLVAVLAGFLVLSLMAGLLAWHFQYRNVRVQKVFNGYLRITNEKFLDAYENSNSTEFANLAKKVKEALKLLYSGIPVLGPYYKTSAVTAFSEGSIIAYYWSEFSIPKYLVEEAEQAMAEEHVVTLPPRARAMSSFMLTSVVAFPTDPRTVQSTQDNSCSFALHARGSEPTRFTTPGFPDSPYPSHARCQWTLRGDADSALSLTFRSFDISTCDERGSDLVMVYDTLSPVEPRAVVQLCGSYPPSYNLTFLSSQNVLLVTLVTNTERRHPGFEAVFFQLPRMSSCGGDLRASQGTFSSPYYPGHYPPNIDCTWNIEVPSNQNVKVRFKAFFLMEPNVPHNSCSKDYVEIHGERYCGEMPQFVVSSKSSKITVHFHSDQSYTDTGFLAEYLSYDASDPCPGRFMCKTGRCIQEELRCDGWADCADQSDELNCQCNTTYQFMCMSKVCKPLFWVCDSVKDCEDGSDEQGCSCLPDNFRCNNGKCLPQSQKCDGKDNCGDGSDEATCDNVSTVTCTKHTYRCLDGLCVSKGNPECDGKKDCADGSDEKDCDCGMRSFTRKSRVVGGENADQGEWPWQVSLHALGQGHLCGASLISPSWMVSAAHCFVDYRGFRYSDHGMWTAYLGLHDQSQRSVPGVQERRLQRIISHPFFNDFTFDYDIALLQLEQPVEYSATVRPICLPDAAHTFPAGKAIWVTGWGHTQEGGTGALILQKGEIRVINQTTCERLLPEQVTPRMMCVGYLSGGVDACQGDSGGPLSSPEKDGRMFQAGVVSWGDGCAQRDKPGVYTRLPVFREWIKQQTGV
- the ST14 gene encoding suppressor of tumorigenicity 14 protein isoform X3, whose translation is MNGFEEGVEFLPANNTKKVEKSGPRRWVVLVAVLAGFLVLSLMAGLLAWHFQYRNVRVQKVFNGYLRITNEKFLDAYENSNSTEFANLAKKVKEALKLLYSGIPVLGPYYKTSAVTAFSEGSIIAYYWSEFSIPKYLVEEAEQAMAEEHVVTLPPRARAMSSFMLTSVVAFPTDPRTVQSTQDNSCSFALHARGSEPTRFTTPGFPDSPYPSHARCQWTLRGDADSALSLTFRSFDISTCDERGSDLVMVYDTLSPVEPRAVVQLCGSYPPSYNLTFLSSQNVLLVTLVTNTERRHPGFEAVFFQLPRMSSCGGDLRASQGTFSSPYYPGHYPPNIDCTWNIEVPSNQNVKVRFKAFFLMEPNVPHNSCSKDYVEIHGERYCGEMPQFVVSSKSSKITVHFHSDQSYTDTGFLAEYLSYDASDPCPGRFMCKTGRCIQEELRCDGWADCADQSDELNCQCNTTYQFMCMSKVCKPLFWVCDSVKDCEDGSDEQGCSCLPDNFRCNNGKCLPQSQKCDGKDNCGDGSDEATCDNVSTVTCTKHTYRCLDGLCVSKGNPECDGKKDCADGSDEKDCDCGMRSFTRKSRVVGGENADQGEWPWQVSLHALGQGHLCGASLISPSWMVSAAHCFVDYRGFRYSDHGMWTAYLGLHDQSQRSVPGVQERRLQRIISHPFFNDFTFDYDIALLQLEQPVEYSATVRPICLPDAAHTFPAGKAIWVTGWGHTQEGGTGALILQKGEIRVINQTTCERLLPEQVTPRMMCVGYLSGGVDACQGDSGGPLSSPEKDGRMFQAGVVSWGDGCAQRDKPGVYTRLPVFREWIKQQTGV
- the ST14 gene encoding suppressor of tumorigenicity 14 protein isoform X2, giving the protein MKSERARRSAGGPGGLGAGLKYTLRPENMNGFEEGVEFLPANNTKKVEKSGPRRWVVLVAVLAGFLVLSLMAGLLAWHFQYRNVRVQKVFNGYLRITNEKFLDAYENSNSTEFANLAKKVKEALKLLYSGIPVLGPYYKTSAVTAFSEGSIIAYYWSEFSIPKYLVEEAEQAMAEEHVVTLPPRARAMSSFMLTSVVAFPTDPRTVQSTQDNSCSFALHARGSEPTRFTTPGFPDSPYPSHARCQWTLRGDADSALSLTFRSFDISTCDERGSDLVMVYDTLSPVEPRAVVQLCGSYPPSYNLTFLSSQNVLLVTLVTNTERRHPGFEAVFFQLPRMSSCGGDLRASQGTFSSPYYPGHYPPNIDCTWNIEVPSNQNVKVRFKAFFLMEPNVPHNSCSKDYVEIHGERYCGEMPQFVVSSKSSKITVHFHSDQSYTDTGFLAEYLSYDASDPCPGRFMCKTGRCIQEELRCDGWADCADQSDELNCQCNTTYQFMCMSKVCKPLFWVCDSVKDCEDGSDEQGCSCLPDNFRCNNGKCLPQSQKCDGKDNCGDGSDEATCDNVSTVTCTKHTYRCLDGLCVSKGNPECDGKKDCADGSDEKDCDCGMRSFTRKSRVVGGENADQGEWPWQVSLHALGQGHLCGASLISPSWMVSAAHCFVDYRGFRYSDHGMWTAYLGLHDQSQRSVPGVQERRLQRIISHPFFNDFTFDYDIALLQLEQPVEYSATVRPICLPDAAHTFPAGKAIWVTGWGHTQEGEGRDPRHQPDHVRAPAARAGHPAHDVRGLPQRRRGRLPGRFRGPPVQPGEGWADVPGRRGELGRRLCAEGQARRIHEAPRVSGVD